In Lodderomyces elongisporus chromosome 2, complete sequence, the following proteins share a genomic window:
- the BMT3_3 gene encoding Protein of unknown function (DUF3589) (CAZy:GT91), with protein sequence MLGLQRLKLKMRQVLYSDFSDLNLSTNGKKRKSYLSIIIVLCIIYTIYQFFFNPWKAFRLFPTINIIKVPANQIEDSKPRLTNANTDTSGLFSFPPPSSSSSSSSSLSKIFPLSNSFIKSNQFYPISLKTFTDPYPLIVGKPPKYDFQEEFMCSELEFEDSFEHTGQAYLNANLALLLNKINGIEEYKNLIQQAKKRFRPTIPEQKQWFRFGGSSVWLPQFKVHYMVSRVLYSPQGVPNKAYVSFLYIQIYDENWQELPQGTKLTIPFEEVKVKYQGNYDGSFTKSGAESKLGFRETEFPQILPIPFDYSLKTEKNKYYYGPEDPRILLHENPLGFEEPLIVFNMKDLKIEKRTMFMYKPFSNILKLLKKRNEKYAYVEKNWTPFFNPVLAKKDQINFIYTIVPLSILTCNVQSGICDYLQKGAKKNFNYVGALRGGTQLVPLPLADLPASLKSQLAVPKNRQIYLGWARAHLNKCGCGESMYRPNMILLIEDYNADTNTYYYKIGDVSSYFDFGAYVPPWTLPKKDTKTGQMLFPGDDFAPRHCEGRNVLIPNSIAYWQIKSVTTNNGRKTIENYQDSAFALSSTVSFNDYMGVTLSAADQDVSIVHLKGLLNYIVKLPSLFDEETVVLSDTNFGIRGSDWNNKCAMYSSHRYCREYALVGGHIEEDEPDDPASPV encoded by the coding sequence ATGCTTGGACTACAACGACTAAAGCTCAAAATGCGTCAGGTACTATACAGTGACTTCTCGGACTTGAACTTGTCTACAAATGGTAAAAAGCGCAAAAGTTATTTGCTGATTATAATTGTACTTTGTATAATATACACAATTTAccaatttttcttcaaccCATGGAAGGCGTTCCGTTTGTTCCCAACTATAAACATCATCAAAGTCCCAGCCAACCAAATAGAAGATTCGAAACCACGCTTGACAAATGCAAACACTGACACATCAGGcttgttttcctttccaccaccatcatcatcatcatcatcgtcatcatcgttGTCAAAGATATTTCCCTTGAGCAATTCCTTTATCAAATCAAACCAGTTTTATCCAATTTCGCTTAAAACATTCACAGATCCTTATCCCTTGATTGTTGGCAAACCGCCAAAATATGATTTCCAAGAAGAGTTTATGTGTTCTGAATTGGAGTTTGAAGATTCATTCGAACATACTGGACAGGCTTACCTTAATGCCAACTTGGCTCTTTTACTAAACAAGATCAATGGAATTGAAGAGTACAAAAACCTAATTCAACAAGCCAAAAAGCGATTTCGACCTACCATTCCCGAGCAAAAACAGTGGTTCCGTTTTGGAGGCTCTAGTGTCTGGTTGCCTCAATTCAAAGTGCATTACATGGTAAGTCGTGTATTGTACTCGCCCCAAGGTGTTCCAAATAAGGCATACGTTTCATTTTTATACATACAGATTTATGATGAAAATTGGCAAGAACTACCTCAAGGCACAAAGTTAACAATTCCGTTTGAAGAAGTGAAGGTAAAGTATCAGGGCAATTACGATGGGTCGTTCACCAAGTCGGGGGCAGAGTCAAAATTGGGATTTAGAGAAACCGAGTTTCCGCAAATATTACCAATTCCATTTGATTACTCCttaaaaacagaaaagaataaatacTATTATGGACCAGAGGATCCTCGAATCTTGCTCCACGAAAACCCTTTGGGGTTTGAGGAGCCATTAATTGTGTTCAATATGAAGGACTTGAAGAttgagaaaagaacaatgtTTATGTACAAGCCATTTAGCAACATCTTGAAGCTACTTAAGAAACGCAATGAGAAATATGCATATGTTGAGAAGAACTGGACGCCATTCTTTAACCCTGTACTAGCTAAAAAGGACCAGataaattttatttacACAATAGTACCGCTTTCTATTTTGACGTGTAATGTTCAGCTGGGTATTTGTGACTATTTACAAAAGGGTGCCAAGAAGAATTTCAACTACGTTGGCGCTTTAAGAGGTGGTACACAGTTGGTTCCGCTTCCTCTAGCAGATCTACCCGCTTCACTTAAGTCACAACTTGCAGTGCCCAAGAATAGACAAATATACCTTGGTTGGGCAAGAGCACATTTGAACAAATGTGGGTGCGGTGAATCCATGTATCGACCAAATATGATTCTTCTTATTGAGGATTACAATGCGGACACCAATACATACTATTACAAGATTGGTGATGTCTCGTCctattttgattttggtgCCTATGTTCCACCCTGGACTTTACCCAAGAAGGATACGAAAACTGGACAGATGTTGTTCCCGGGGGATGATTTTGCTCCCAGGCATTGCGAGGGCCGGAATGTTCTTATCCCAAACTCTATTGCGTATTGGCAGATCAAGTCTGTTACCACCAACAATGGCCGCAAGACAATTGAAAACTATCAAGATTCGGCATTTGCGTTATCAAGCACGGTATCATTCAATGATTACATGGGAGTCACATTATCTGCAGCTGACCAAGATGTCTCTATAGTGCATCTCAAAGGGTTGCTAAACTATATAGTGAAGCTTCCCTCATTGTTTGACGAAGAGACTGTGGTTCTATCCGATACGAATTTTGGCATTAGAGGATCGGATTGGAATAATAAATGTGCAATGTACCTGAGCCACCGTTATTGTAGGGAGTATGCATTAGTTGGTGGTCAcattgaagaagacgaaCCAGACGACCCAGCAAGCCCTGTTTAA